One stretch of Pseudomonas fluorescens Q2-87 DNA includes these proteins:
- a CDS encoding MotA/TolQ/ExbB proton channel family protein, producing the protein MWELVKSGGWMMLPIILSSIAALGIVAERLWTLRASRVTPEHLLGQVWVWIKDKQLNKDKLKELRASSPLGEILAAGLANSKHGREIMKECIEEAAARVIHELERYINALGTIAAMSPLLGLLGTVLGMIDIFSAFTGSGMSTNAAVLAGGISKALITTAAGLMVGIPSVFFHRFLQRRVDELVVGMEQEAIKLVEVVQGDRDVDLAGGKK; encoded by the coding sequence GTGTGGGAATTGGTCAAATCTGGCGGCTGGATGATGTTGCCGATCATTCTGAGTTCCATCGCGGCACTGGGTATCGTTGCCGAACGCCTGTGGACCCTGCGGGCCAGCCGCGTGACCCCGGAGCATTTGCTCGGGCAGGTCTGGGTCTGGATCAAGGACAAGCAGCTCAACAAGGACAAGCTCAAGGAGCTGCGGGCCAGCTCGCCCCTGGGTGAAATCCTCGCCGCCGGGCTGGCGAACTCCAAGCATGGTCGCGAGATCATGAAGGAGTGCATCGAGGAAGCCGCCGCCCGGGTCATCCATGAACTGGAGCGCTACATCAACGCCCTCGGTACCATCGCCGCCATGTCCCCGTTGTTGGGCCTGCTGGGTACGGTGCTGGGCATGATCGATATTTTCAGCGCCTTTACCGGCTCCGGCATGAGCACCAACGCCGCCGTGCTGGCGGGTGGGATTTCCAAGGCATTGATTACCACGGCGGCTGGCCTGATGGTGGGGATTCCGTCGGTGTTCTTCCACCGTTTCCTGCAACGGCGCGTTGACGAATTGGTCGTCGGCATGGAGCAGGAAGCCATCAAGCTGGTCGAGGTGGTGCAGGGCGACCGTGACGTCGACCTGGCCGGGGGCAAGAAGTGA
- a CDS encoding ExbD/TolR family protein gives MKFRRKPRENIEINLASLIDVVFILLLFFVVTTTFTRETQLKVELPQAVSGSPAEDQQLKNLEITISAEGAFSVNNQLLPKSDLASLIDALQKESGGDTNLPLSISADGKTPHQSVITAMDAAGKLGFSHLRMTTVEAAPAP, from the coding sequence GTGAAATTCCGCCGCAAACCTCGGGAAAACATCGAAATCAATCTGGCCTCGCTGATTGACGTGGTGTTCATCCTGCTGCTGTTTTTCGTCGTGACCACCACGTTCACCCGTGAAACCCAGCTCAAGGTTGAATTGCCGCAAGCCGTCAGTGGCTCGCCGGCTGAAGACCAGCAACTGAAAAACCTGGAAATCACCATCAGCGCCGAAGGTGCGTTTTCGGTGAATAACCAGTTGCTGCCAAAGAGCGACCTGGCGAGCCTGATCGATGCGCTGCAGAAGGAATCCGGCGGCGATACCAATCTGCCGCTGTCCATCAGCGCCGATGGCAAGACCCCTCATCAATCGGTGATCACCGCCATGGACGCGGCCGGCAAGCTCGGCTTCAGCCATCTGCGCATGACCACGGTCGAGGCGGCGCCTGCTCCCTGA
- the lpxK gene encoding tetraacyldisaccharide 4'-kinase has product MAMSDRLLAAWYEGHPALVALRPLEWLYRRVVVGKRERFLAGEGEIYQPAVPLIVVGNITVGGTGKTPLILWLIQHCQRSGLRVGVVSRGYGAKPPHLPWRVAAEQGADIAGDEPLLIVQRTGVPLMIDPDRSRAVRALLDAEPLDLILSDDGMQHYRLARDLELVLIDNARGLGNRRCLPAGPLREPVERLQSVDAVLYNGADDDREDGFALVLQPTELVNLASGERRPLDHFSPGQALHAVAGIGNPQRFFKTLETLHWRPIPHGFADHAQYSAQALSFTPSLPVVMTEKDAVKCRAFAAPDWWYLAVDAVPSPAFRAWFDTQLMRLLPDRLLP; this is encoded by the coding sequence ATGGCCATGTCCGATCGATTGCTTGCCGCGTGGTACGAAGGTCATCCGGCCCTGGTGGCGTTGCGTCCGCTGGAGTGGCTGTACCGCCGGGTGGTGGTGGGCAAGCGTGAGCGATTCCTGGCCGGGGAAGGCGAGATTTACCAGCCAGCCGTGCCGCTGATCGTGGTCGGTAACATCACGGTTGGTGGCACCGGCAAGACACCGCTGATCCTGTGGTTGATCCAGCACTGCCAGCGCAGTGGCCTGCGCGTCGGTGTGGTTAGCCGCGGCTACGGCGCCAAGCCGCCGCACCTGCCCTGGCGAGTGGCGGCCGAGCAGGGCGCCGACATCGCCGGTGACGAGCCGCTGCTGATCGTCCAGCGCACGGGTGTGCCGTTGATGATCGATCCGGATCGCAGCCGCGCCGTCCGGGCACTGCTGGACGCTGAGCCGCTGGACCTGATCCTGTCCGACGACGGTATGCAGCATTATCGACTGGCCCGGGACCTCGAACTGGTGCTGATCGACAATGCCCGTGGCCTGGGCAATCGCCGCTGCCTGCCCGCCGGCCCGTTGCGCGAGCCGGTCGAGCGCCTGCAATCGGTTGACGCCGTGCTGTACAACGGCGCCGATGACGACCGCGAAGACGGCTTTGCCTTGGTCCTGCAGCCCACTGAGCTGGTAAACCTGGCCAGTGGCGAACGACGGCCCCTCGACCATTTCTCTCCCGGCCAGGCCCTTCACGCCGTGGCCGGCATCGGCAATCCCCAGCGTTTCTTCAAGACCCTCGAAACGCTACACTGGCGACCAATACCGCACGGGTTCGCCGATCATGCTCAATACAGCGCCCAAGCGTTGAGCTTCACGCCTTCGTTGCCCGTGGTCATGACGGAAAAGGACGCGGTCAAATGCCGCGCCTTTGCCGCGCCTGACTGGTGGTACCTGGCGGTGGATGCTGTGCCGTCGCCAGCCTTCAGGGCGTGGTTCGATACGCAGTTGATGCGCCTGTTGCCGGATCGGCTTTTGCCTTAA
- a CDS encoding Trm112 family protein, which translates to MDTKLLDILACPVCKGPLKLSADKTELISKGAGLAYPIRDGIPVMLESEARTLTTDERLDK; encoded by the coding sequence ATGGACACCAAACTGCTCGATATTCTGGCCTGCCCTGTCTGCAAAGGCCCGCTCAAACTCAGCGCCGACAAGACCGAACTGATCAGCAAGGGCGCGGGCCTGGCCTATCCGATCCGTGATGGCATCCCGGTGATGCTCGAAAGCGAAGCCCGCACCCTGACCACCGACGAGCGCCTGGATAAATGA
- the kdsB gene encoding 3-deoxy-manno-octulosonate cytidylyltransferase, which translates to MTTAFTVVIPSRFASTRLPGKPLLVIAGKPMIQHVWEQASKSSAQRVVVATDDARIVEACKGFGAEVVLTREDHNSGTDRLAEVAAKLGLAPDAIVVNVQGDEPLIPPSVIDQVAANLAAHTEARMATLAEPIEDVQTLFNPNVVKVVSDLNGLALTFSRATLPWARDAFAQSRDVMPEGVPYRRHIGIYAYRAGFLQDFVAWGPCWLENTESLEQLRALWHGVRIHVADALIAPPTGVDTPEDLERVRRLLEA; encoded by the coding sequence ATGACCACAGCCTTTACCGTCGTCATTCCGTCGCGCTTCGCTTCGACGCGCCTGCCCGGCAAGCCGTTGCTGGTGATCGCCGGCAAGCCGATGATCCAGCACGTCTGGGAACAGGCCAGCAAAAGCAGCGCCCAGCGTGTGGTGGTGGCAACGGACGATGCGCGCATCGTCGAGGCTTGCAAAGGCTTTGGCGCCGAGGTCGTGTTGACTCGCGAAGACCATAATTCCGGCACCGATCGCCTGGCCGAGGTCGCCGCAAAGCTGGGCCTGGCGCCTGACGCCATCGTGGTCAATGTGCAGGGTGACGAACCGCTGATCCCGCCGAGCGTGATTGATCAGGTCGCCGCCAACCTCGCCGCCCACACCGAAGCGCGCATGGCGACCCTGGCCGAGCCGATCGAGGATGTGCAGACCCTGTTCAACCCCAACGTGGTGAAGGTGGTCAGCGACCTCAACGGCCTGGCCTTGACCTTCAGCCGTGCAACGTTGCCCTGGGCGCGGGATGCATTCGCCCAAAGCCGCGACGTGATGCCCGAAGGCGTACCGTACCGCCGCCACATCGGCATCTATGCCTACCGTGCCGGTTTCCTCCAGGACTTCGTCGCCTGGGGGCCGTGCTGGCTGGAAAACACCGAATCCCTGGAACAGCTGCGTGCCCTGTGGCACGGCGTGCGCATCCATGTGGCCGATGCATTGATCGCCCCGCCGACTGGCGTCGATACCCCTGAAGACCTTGAGCGCGTTCGTCGCTTGCTGGAGGCCTGA
- a CDS encoding low molecular weight protein-tyrosine-phosphatase, translated as MRVLFVCLGNICRSPTAEAILRQKLREAGLEGQVEVASAGTGDWHVGKAPDKRSQAAALNRGYDLSAQRAQQVTRADFATYDLILAMDSSNLRNLKALQPANGKAELDLFLRRYEAELDDVPDPYYDGEQGFEQVLDLIEHATDRLVIELKGRL; from the coding sequence ATGCGGGTTCTGTTCGTCTGCCTCGGCAACATCTGCCGCTCGCCCACCGCCGAAGCCATCCTGCGACAAAAGTTGCGCGAGGCTGGGTTGGAGGGGCAGGTGGAAGTCGCTTCCGCCGGCACCGGTGACTGGCACGTGGGCAAGGCGCCGGACAAGCGCAGCCAGGCGGCCGCATTAAATCGGGGTTACGACTTGTCGGCCCAGCGCGCGCAGCAGGTGACCCGCGCCGACTTCGCCACCTACGACCTGATCCTGGCGATGGACAGCAGCAACCTGCGCAACCTCAAGGCCCTGCAACCAGCGAATGGCAAGGCCGAGCTGGACCTGTTCCTGCGGCGCTATGAAGCCGAGCTCGATGACGTGCCGGACCCGTATTACGACGGCGAGCAGGGCTTCGAGCAAGTACTGGACTTGATCGAACACGCTACGGATCGCCTGGTGATCGAATTGAAGGGCCGCTTATGA
- the murB gene encoding UDP-N-acetylmuramate dehydrogenase has protein sequence MTLQVQAGASLKPFNSFGVDVKARLFAEAHGDDDVREALAYADEHAVPLLVIGGGSNLLLTGDIDALVLRMASKGIRLLSDDGERVIIEAEAGEPWHPFVQHTLAQGWSGLENLSLIPGTVGAAPMQNIGAYGVEIKDVFAGLTALDRQTGELREFTLEECAFAYRDSLFKQQAGRWLILRVRFALSRAAHLHLEYGPVRQRLSEQGIEQATPTDVSQAICSIRSEKLPDPAVLGNAGSFFKNPLVPASLVAQLKLQYPDLVAYPQPEGKMKIAAGWLIERAGWKGFRDGDAGVHKLQALVLVNYGNATGPQLLDLALRIQKDIAERFQVELEMEPNRY, from the coding sequence ATGACTTTGCAGGTACAGGCGGGCGCCAGTCTCAAGCCCTTCAACAGCTTCGGTGTGGACGTGAAGGCCCGGCTGTTCGCCGAAGCCCACGGCGATGATGATGTTCGCGAAGCGCTGGCCTATGCCGATGAACATGCGGTGCCGCTGCTGGTGATCGGCGGCGGCAGCAACCTGCTGCTGACCGGCGATATCGATGCGTTGGTGTTGCGCATGGCCAGCAAAGGGATTCGCCTGCTCAGCGACGACGGCGAACGGGTGATAATCGAGGCCGAAGCAGGGGAGCCCTGGCATCCTTTCGTCCAGCACACGCTGGCGCAGGGTTGGTCGGGACTGGAAAATCTCAGCCTGATCCCCGGAACCGTGGGCGCGGCACCCATGCAAAACATCGGCGCCTACGGTGTTGAGATCAAGGACGTCTTCGCCGGCCTCACGGCCCTCGACCGTCAAACCGGTGAATTACGTGAGTTCACCCTCGAAGAATGCGCGTTCGCCTATCGCGATAGCCTGTTCAAACAGCAAGCCGGCCGCTGGTTGATCCTGCGGGTGCGCTTCGCCCTCAGTCGCGCCGCGCACCTGCACCTGGAATACGGCCCGGTCCGCCAACGATTGAGCGAACAGGGTATCGAGCAGGCGACGCCCACTGATGTCAGCCAAGCCATTTGCAGCATTCGCAGCGAGAAACTCCCGGATCCGGCCGTGTTGGGCAATGCCGGCAGCTTCTTCAAGAACCCGTTGGTGCCGGCCAGCCTGGTGGCGCAACTCAAGCTGCAATACCCGGACCTGGTGGCTTATCCACAGCCTGAGGGGAAGATGAAAATCGCCGCCGGCTGGCTGATCGAGCGCGCCGGCTGGAAGGGTTTTCGCGACGGGGATGCCGGGGTGCATAAGTTGCAGGCGTTGGTGCTGGTCAACTATGGCAATGCCACTGGCCCGCAACTGTTGGATTTGGCCCTGCGCATTCAGAAAGACATTGCCGAACGGTTTCAGGTCGAGCTGGAAATGGAACCCAATCGGTACTGA
- a CDS encoding (2Fe-2S)-binding protein, protein MITLKLNGKDHQLDVTEDMPLLWAIRDVAGYNGTKFGCGMGLCGACTIHIDGAPARSCITPIGSVKGQDISTIDALHADPVGQIVQKAWLDTAVAQCGYCQGGQIMSATALLKTNPNPSDEQIEEAMVGNICRCGTYNRIKIAIRQASTHLKEAKA, encoded by the coding sequence ATGATTACCCTGAAACTCAATGGAAAAGACCATCAACTGGATGTGACCGAGGACATGCCGCTGCTGTGGGCGATTCGCGATGTGGCCGGCTACAACGGTACTAAGTTCGGCTGCGGCATGGGCCTGTGCGGCGCGTGCACGATTCATATCGACGGTGCCCCGGCGCGCAGTTGCATTACGCCGATCGGCTCGGTGAAAGGGCAGGACATCAGCACCATCGATGCGCTTCACGCCGACCCGGTCGGGCAAATCGTCCAGAAAGCCTGGCTCGATACAGCGGTGGCGCAGTGCGGTTACTGCCAGGGCGGGCAGATCATGTCCGCGACCGCCTTGCTCAAGACCAACCCCAACCCGAGCGACGAGCAGATCGAAGAAGCCATGGTGGGCAATATCTGCCGCTGCGGCACCTATAACCGGATCAAGATCGCGATCCGCCAAGCCTCGACTCACCTGAAGGAGGCCAAGGCATGA
- a CDS encoding xanthine dehydrogenase family protein molybdopterin-binding subunit, with protein sequence MSRLPNDFVLSNLSRRGFLKGASATGVLVLAASWGLPDAFAEEKKYGAEGMPHGAVDDPKVYVSIATDGSVTVICNRSEMGQGVRTSLSMVVADELEADWALVKVQQAPADEARFGNQDTDGSRSMRHWYEPMRRCGAAARSMLEQAAAAQWNVPVGECRAQLHKVVHQPSGRELAYGALATAASALPVPARDSLRLKQPADFRYIGKEATRAVDGADIVNGRAVFGADVHFEGMLYAVIARPPVYGGKVKTVDSSAALKVPGVVKVVQIEGRPLPSEFQPLGGVAVLAKNTWAAIKGREALKIEWDDGPNAGYDSIAYRKELEAAALKPGKVLRNTGDLDDALAKADSSLEATYYLPHLSQSPMEPMVAVARFKDGQCEAWAPSQAPQVTRERIAERLGIAFDKVTVNITLLGGGFGRKSKPDFVVEAAVLAKEFPGQAIRVQWTREDDIHHSYFHTVSAEYLKAGLNQDGMPSGWLHRTVAPSITALFAPGMTHEAPFEVGMGLTNMAYAIPNLRLENPEAVAHTRVGWYRSVSNIPHGFAIQSFIDELAHKAGQDPLKYHVKLLGPDRKIDPRTLSEEWNYGESPERYPIDTARIRVVLETAAKAAGWGRQLPKGRGLGLAVHYSFVTYVAAAIEVEVKDDGTVIVHKADIAVDCGPQINPERIRSQFEGACVMGLGNAMVGEISFKDGKVQQDNFHMYEVARMSLAPKEVAVHLVTPPGEVPLGGVGEPGVPPIAPALCNAIFAATGKRIRNLPVRYQLQGWQQAKA encoded by the coding sequence ATGAGCCGCTTGCCCAATGATTTCGTCCTTAGCAACCTCAGCCGTCGTGGCTTCCTCAAAGGCGCGAGCGCCACGGGTGTGCTGGTCCTGGCCGCGAGCTGGGGCTTGCCGGATGCCTTTGCCGAGGAAAAGAAATACGGCGCCGAGGGCATGCCCCACGGCGCGGTCGACGATCCCAAGGTGTACGTGAGCATTGCCACCGACGGCAGCGTGACGGTGATTTGCAACCGTTCGGAAATGGGCCAGGGCGTGCGCACCAGCCTGAGCATGGTGGTGGCCGATGAGCTGGAAGCGGATTGGGCGTTGGTGAAGGTGCAGCAAGCGCCGGCTGATGAAGCGCGCTTCGGCAACCAGGACACCGACGGTTCGCGCAGCATGCGTCACTGGTACGAGCCGATGCGCCGCTGCGGCGCCGCCGCCCGGAGCATGTTGGAGCAGGCCGCCGCAGCGCAGTGGAACGTTCCGGTGGGCGAATGCCGGGCTCAGTTGCATAAAGTGGTGCACCAGCCTTCCGGTCGCGAACTGGCTTACGGCGCCTTGGCTACCGCTGCCAGTGCCTTGCCAGTGCCGGCCCGCGACAGCTTGCGCCTCAAGCAACCCGCTGACTTTCGCTACATCGGCAAGGAAGCGACCCGGGCCGTCGACGGTGCGGATATCGTCAACGGTCGCGCGGTGTTCGGTGCCGATGTGCATTTCGAAGGCATGCTCTACGCCGTCATCGCACGTCCGCCGGTCTACGGTGGCAAGGTCAAGACCGTGGACAGCAGCGCGGCGCTGAAAGTACCGGGCGTGGTCAAGGTGGTGCAGATCGAAGGTCGGCCGTTGCCGTCGGAGTTCCAGCCCCTGGGCGGCGTGGCGGTGCTGGCAAAAAATACCTGGGCAGCGATCAAGGGCCGCGAAGCGCTGAAAATCGAGTGGGATGACGGCCCGAACGCCGGTTATGACTCGATTGCCTATCGCAAGGAATTGGAAGCGGCCGCCCTCAAACCCGGCAAAGTCCTGCGCAATACCGGCGACCTCGATGACGCGTTGGCCAAGGCCGATTCGAGCCTGGAAGCGACGTACTACCTGCCGCACCTGTCGCAATCGCCGATGGAACCGATGGTCGCCGTCGCCCGGTTCAAGGATGGCCAGTGCGAAGCCTGGGCGCCGAGCCAGGCCCCTCAGGTGACCCGCGAGCGCATCGCCGAACGCCTGGGCATCGCTTTCGACAAGGTCACGGTGAATATCACGCTGCTGGGCGGAGGTTTCGGGCGCAAATCCAAGCCTGATTTCGTCGTCGAAGCGGCGGTGCTGGCCAAGGAGTTTCCAGGCCAGGCGATACGGGTGCAATGGACCCGCGAGGACGACATCCATCACTCGTATTTCCACACCGTGTCGGCCGAATACCTGAAGGCCGGCCTGAACCAGGACGGGATGCCATCCGGCTGGTTGCATCGCACCGTCGCCCCGAGCATCACGGCGTTGTTCGCACCGGGCATGACCCACGAAGCCCCGTTCGAAGTGGGCATGGGCTTGACCAACATGGCATACGCCATCCCCAACCTGCGCCTGGAAAACCCCGAAGCGGTGGCTCACACGCGGGTGGGCTGGTACCGCTCGGTGTCGAACATTCCCCACGGTTTCGCGATTCAGAGTTTCATCGACGAATTGGCCCACAAGGCCGGTCAGGATCCGCTGAAGTATCACGTCAAATTGCTCGGCCCGGATCGTAAGATCGATCCGCGTACCTTGAGCGAAGAATGGAACTACGGTGAATCCCCCGAGCGTTATCCCATCGATACGGCGCGGATTCGTGTCGTGCTGGAAACGGCCGCCAAGGCCGCCGGTTGGGGTCGGCAGTTGCCCAAGGGTCGAGGGTTGGGCTTGGCTGTGCATTACAGTTTCGTCACTTACGTCGCGGCAGCGATTGAAGTGGAGGTCAAGGACGATGGCACGGTGATCGTGCACAAGGCGGACATTGCGGTGGACTGCGGGCCACAGATCAACCCTGAGCGCATCCGTTCGCAGTTCGAAGGGGCCTGCGTCATGGGCTTGGGTAACGCGATGGTGGGTGAAATAAGCTTCAAGGATGGCAAGGTCCAGCAAGACAACTTCCACATGTATGAGGTGGCGCGCATGTCCCTGGCACCCAAGGAAGTGGCCGTGCATCTGGTCACTCCTCCGGGCGAAGTGCCTTTGGGCGGCGTCGGCGAACCCGGCGTGCCGCCGATCGCGCCGGCGCTGTGCAACGCGATTTTCGCCGCCACCGGCAAACGCATCCGTAACCTGCCTGTGCGCTATCAGCTGCAAGGCTGGCAACAGGCCAAGGCCTGA
- a CDS encoding XdhC family protein, whose amino-acid sequence MDSVDLNVLRSVLQWRRAGQRVVLFTVVQTWGTAPRPPGAMLALREDGVVIGSVSGGCVEDDLIARLHDGRIPADGPPVQLITYGVTREEAARFGLPCGGTLRLTEERVGDPQWVAELLDRCEAHEIVARELTVASGDVVLTPASKTDALVFDGKVLRAIYGPRWRLLLIGAGQLSRYVAEMARLLDFEVLICDPRKEFVYGWEEQHGRFVSGMPDEAVLSIQTDERTAIVALTHDPRLDDMALLTALDSRAFYVGALGSRVNSQKRRENLAQLGLSAGAIERLHGPIGLHIGSHTPAEIALSLLAEIVAIKNGVELRQKKSL is encoded by the coding sequence ATGGACAGCGTCGATCTGAACGTCTTGCGCAGCGTGCTCCAGTGGCGTCGCGCCGGGCAGCGGGTGGTGTTGTTCACCGTGGTCCAGACCTGGGGCACCGCGCCCAGGCCACCGGGGGCGATGTTGGCCCTGCGCGAGGATGGCGTGGTGATTGGCTCGGTGTCGGGCGGTTGTGTCGAGGACGACCTGATCGCCCGGCTGCACGACGGTCGTATCCCGGCGGACGGTCCGCCGGTGCAACTGATCACATACGGCGTCACGCGCGAAGAGGCGGCGCGTTTCGGCTTGCCGTGCGGCGGCACCCTGCGGCTCACCGAGGAGAGAGTAGGCGACCCGCAATGGGTCGCCGAACTGCTGGACCGCTGCGAAGCCCACGAGATTGTTGCCCGTGAACTGACGGTTGCCAGCGGTGACGTGGTCTTGACTCCGGCCAGCAAAACCGACGCCCTGGTGTTCGATGGCAAGGTCTTGCGGGCCATTTACGGCCCACGCTGGCGACTTCTGCTGATCGGCGCCGGGCAGTTGTCGCGGTATGTGGCGGAAATGGCCCGGTTGCTGGATTTCGAGGTGTTGATCTGCGATCCGCGCAAGGAATTTGTCTATGGTTGGGAAGAGCAGCATGGTCGCTTCGTCTCAGGTATGCCTGACGAAGCGGTATTGAGCATCCAGACCGACGAGCGCACAGCCATTGTCGCCCTGACCCACGATCCGCGCTTGGACGACATGGCGCTGCTCACGGCGCTGGATTCCAGGGCTTTTTATGTCGGCGCCCTGGGGTCGCGGGTCAATAGCCAGAAGCGACGGGAAAACCTGGCTCAGCTAGGCTTGTCGGCAGGGGCCATCGAACGACTGCATGGGCCGATTGGCCTGCACATCGGCAGCCACACACCGGCGGAAATCGCCTTGTCGTTGCTGGCCGAAATCGTGGCGATCAAAAATGGTGTGGAACTGCGGCAGAAAAAGTCGTTGTAG
- a CDS encoding nucleotidyltransferase family protein, with translation MGKSIGVIILAAGSGSRFRQVAGAGKDKLLADCTGRDGAVRSVLEHVLVNLPASLEKRVLVTSTDRPQAIRMAQAYGCDYVELDSPGLGDSIAAGVQACPDLDGWLMVLGDMPFILPSSIDQVAAGIHGDGISVPVLAGEYGHPVGFGSGFASKLMALTGDRGAKALFAGAQVVEVPVDDPGVTWDVDVPEALAFK, from the coding sequence ATGGGAAAGTCGATTGGCGTGATCATCCTCGCGGCCGGATCGGGCAGCCGTTTCCGCCAAGTGGCAGGGGCTGGCAAGGATAAGCTGCTGGCCGATTGCACGGGACGTGACGGCGCTGTCCGGTCGGTGCTCGAGCATGTGCTGGTGAATTTACCTGCATCCCTGGAAAAGCGCGTGCTGGTGACAAGCACGGATCGTCCGCAAGCCATCCGCATGGCCCAGGCCTATGGATGTGATTATGTGGAGCTGGACTCGCCCGGCTTGGGAGACAGCATTGCCGCTGGCGTCCAGGCCTGCCCTGATCTCGATGGCTGGCTGATGGTATTGGGCGATATGCCATTTATCCTGCCGTCGAGCATCGATCAAGTGGCGGCGGGGATTCACGGGGACGGTATCAGCGTGCCGGTCCTTGCAGGTGAGTATGGGCATCCGGTGGGCTTTGGCAGTGGATTTGCGTCGAAACTGATGGCGTTGACCGGGGATCGTGGCGCCAAGGCGTTGTTTGCCGGGGCGCAAGTGGTCGAAGTGCCGGTGGACGACCCTGGGGTCACCTGGGATGTTGATGTGCCAGAGGCATTGGCCTTCAAATAA